GGCACGGACCCGTGGCTTTTCGACACTGCGCAGCTTGGCGGTATGGCGGACGAGAAGCTTCTCTCGGAGGAGTTCGCGGCTGCTGGACAGACCGGTGTGGAGGCGTCGACTACTCGTATCTCGGATAACGACTCGTACCTTGTGCGTGGTCGCCGCGTCACGGTGCCGATTGTCACTGAACCTCAGGCTGGCGTGAAGCTCACCGGGACGGGGCTGTAATGGCTGACGTGAAGCCCGGTGAGGGTACTTATGCGGTGACTGCTGCGGTGGCCGTGGTGCGCCTGCTGGACGGCTCGGAGCGTTACGTGTACCGAAACGGTCGTTTCGATGCGGCTGGCGCTGACGCGGCGAGCGTCGCGCACCTCGAGTCGGTTGGTCTCGTGCGCAAGGAGCCCGTCCCGGTCGAAGAGGCGGAGACTACCGAGACTCCTAAGGAGCCAGAGAAGTCCGAAGCGCCTGAGGATCCGAAGCCAGCGACTCGATCGCGCACGACGAAGTAAGGGGTAAGGGGCGATGATTCTTCCAATCGAGATTGGCGAGGATGATGATCTTGCTCGCGAGATTCTTGTGATCGGTCGAGTCATTGCCCCTTGCATCTCGTCGCTTGAGGGTGAGGGTCGAGCGGATGCGCTCGCGATCCTCAAGCGGGTCTATAAGGACACTCGTACTCGTGGGCAGCGGTTCGTGAAGTCGCAGTCGATTGGTCCGGCGAGGGTGGATTACACGGATGTGCAGTCCATGTTTGACGGCGCTCCGACGATGGCCCTGCGGGCGCTGTGCGGCGGATCTAGTGTCGGTGGGCTGTCCAAGGGGAGCTTCCCGAAGGATCGCCCTGTGGGCAAGATTTGGCCGGAGGAATGATGGATTTTCCGTTCGGTAGGTCTGTGACGAGACTTCGGGCTGGGGTGCAGGTTGACCCGTATTCGGGTGAGGAAACGTTCTCGGATTGGTCTAACCCGTCCTCGCTCGTGATCGAGGGCGCGTTTGTCGCGCACACGTCTACTTCGATGCTTGCCACGGCGACTCGCGAGCAGGCGCTTGAAGCGAAGTCGCTGTTTTGTGGCGAGGCGGATATTCGTAAGGGTGACCGCATTGTCGACGGTGACTATACGTACACGATTGACGGGATTCCCCCGGCTGCGGACACGAACCCGTTCACAAATTGGACGCCGCCGCGGGAGATCCCGTTGACGAGATACGAGGGATGATGGCGAAGAACTACGTCAATAGTCCGGGGTTCATTGAATCCTTGTATGACGATCCTGGTTTGAACGCTGAGCTGCAAGCCGCGGCTGAACGTGTCGCGGCGAGGGTTCGCGCTACTGCGCCTGTCGGGGATAGTGGCGAGTACAAGGGTTCAATCCATGTCGAGAAGTCCCCTCGAGGGGGTAGGCCGGTCTATCGTGTGGTTGCTGACGCACCTCACGCGATGCTGGTCGAGTCTCGCACCGGGAATCTTGCTCGGGGCGTCCGATGACCTATATACGCCCGGATATCGAATTGTGGTTGACCGGGTATCTGCGGGGGAAGTTCCCGCACTGCACGGTCACGAATAAAGAGCCGCCTGAGCTTGGGCGGCTCTTGCCGTTAACGAAGCCTTTGATCGTGGTGCGGGACGATTCCGGGCCGCGGCTGGATTTCATGCTGTTTCAGAACGCGGTCGGCGTCTCTGTGCTTGCTGGCACGAAGGCGAACGACAAGCCCGCGAATGACCTTGCTCGTGAGGTTGCCGCGGCCCTGTTCGATGACGGGATTACCGGTATCGGGCAGTCACCTGTCACTCGGGTTGAGTGGGACGGATGCAACGGACCGTATGCCGTTGATGAATCAAGTGATGTTGCTCGCCGCTATATGACGGTCGAGTACGTAACCGCGGCTGTCGGCTATTAGACAGCCCTATTTTGGATGGAGTAAATAATGGCCGACGTAGATTTTGATGTTGAGAAGGCGAAGGTCTACCAGACCGGGCTTGCGTTTATCAACCGGTCACCGAGCGCGACTCTCCTTAGTGAGAGTGAAATGAAGGCGATGGTCGGCAGTGACGGCAAGATCACTCCACCTACAGGATACGAAAGCCTAGGGCTGTGGGCGAAGGATAGCGGCCCGGAGTTCGCGCGAGAAGCTGGCGATAGCACCGAGTTCTATCAGCCCGGTTTCGAGCTCGTGGGCGAGGTGTCGCGCACCGTGGGCCTGACGCTCGCGGAGGATCGCGAGATCGTGCAGTGGCTTGACCACGGCAAGACTCCGGGCGCCGAAGGTGCGGTTACTGTAGGCGGTGCTAATGGCGAACGATTCCCACTACTGCTGATTATGAAGCGGCGCGATGGCCTGATTGACGCGACAAACGGGTTTGCCCGCGTGCAAGAGTTCGCGCCTGGATCGGCGGAGCGCGGGACGCTCGAAACATCGGTATCAACGTTCAAGTGGTCTGCTGCCGACGAGCTTGGCGGCGACCTCTATCGGCGCGTGCCGATCGTTCCAGCTGTTCCGACTCCGCCGGCTGGCTAGTCGTGTTGTTGAGGGGCAGGTGACCGCCTGCCCCTTTTTCGTTGTATTGAGAGGGAATTGTGACCAGCACTGATCTGGATAAGTTTTTTGAGGGCGCTTTCGATGAAGAGGAAGCGCTTGCGGAGATTGCCGAGAATCCCGGCATTGAGACTCGGTTTAGCCGCGATTTTTTCGCGGCCGAGTTCGAGGACGGCACTCGTATCGGTGTTCCGTTGAAGCTCACTCGCGAGCTTTACGCGGATGTGACCGAGCGGTTCGATGACCCGTTCGACCAGCTCGAGGCGCTGCTCATTGCTCTCGGGCTTGAGGATGAGCTTGGCAAGATCCCTGATGACATTCGCCTGCAAGCCGTATTCGTTGAACGCTATTTCGATGCGCTCACGAAGGTGCAGAACGCTTCACTGGGGAAATAGCGTACGTCGCCAACGTCAGCTTGGAGCATCCGGCCGCGTTTGCGGCGACGATGCGCAAGTACGGGGTTTCCCCGGGTGATATTGGCGACGGTGTGACGTTCGGTGAGGCATATGACCTTGTGGTTGCGGCGATGGGCGACACGGCCACGCCACTCTATGCGGCCGTGCAGGGGTGGGCTTTCCCGGCGTCGTTCCCTGAGTTGGTGCAGTTGGCGTCGTCGGCTGGGTCGCCTGATGCGGCGAGGAAGCTGATGCCGTGGACGTTGGGGGCGGAGAACCGTCGCCGTGAGGCGTTGTCGGTGTCTACGGCTGAACGGGCTGAGGCGTTGGCGGAGTTGCAGGCAATGTTTGCGTAGGGGCTGAGAGGCCCCTTTTTTGCGCTCTGAGCGCGGAAGGTGGTGTCTCTCGTGAAGCAAGTCGGCGCGGGTTTCGTGATGGTCACGCCCCGTTTCAGCGGTTTCCGCAAGGCGGTCGCTGCCGAGTCCACCGCCGCGGGCCGCGAGGGTGGCCGCAACTTGCAGTCCTCGATGGGCGGGGCCGGTCGGTCGGCTGGGTCGAAGCTCGGTAAGGACATGAAGTCGGCGTTTTCGTCGGCGTCGGCTGGGCTCGGTGGTACGTCGCTCAAGACGCTTACTCGTGAGGTGCAGTCGGCGCAGGACAAGCTGACGGCGGCGCGGTTGAAGCAGCAGGACGCTGCGGGGACCGTGCGGACGGCTGAGGCGAAGCTAGCTGAGGTTATCCGTAAGTCGGGTGAGGATTCGGCGGCTGCGGTTGCTGCGAGCGAGAAGCTCGAGTCGGCTCGTCGTAAAGAGAAGGTCGCGGCTGACAATTTGGCGACGGCTTCGACGAAGCTGAAGGATGCCCAGTCGGCGGTGAAGGACGCGTCGAAGGATGCCGGGGATTCTGCCGCTAGCTCGGTGACTGGGTTCGACCGCCTGAAGGACGCTGCTGGGAATGCTCTTACGGGCATCGGGGATAAGGCTGGCAGTGCCGGTAAAGCCATCCTGGATGGTATCGGTGCTGGTATCCAGGCGGCGTCTCAGATGGCCGCTGCGGGGCTTGCAGCGCTCGCTACGCAGGCTGTTGCGATCACGAAGTCTGCCGTGTCGGAGTATGCGACGTGGGAGCAGGTCACTGGCGGTATCGACACGCTGTTCAAGGATGCATCGGGAACCGTGCAGGGGTTTGCAGACGAGGCGTTCCAGACCGCGGGTGTGTCCGCGAATGAGTACATGACGCAGGTCACGTCTTTCTCGGCGTCGCTGATTTCGTCGCTTGATGGTGACACGACTGCTGCTGCGGGTGCCGCGAATCAGGCGATGATCGACATGTCGGACAACGCCAACAAAATGGGTACCGACATTGCTTCGATTCAGAACACGTATCAGGGGTTCGCGAAGCAGAACTACACGATGCTTGACAACCTCAAGCTGGGGTATGGCGGCACGAAGCAGGAGATGGAGCGCCTGCTTGAGGATGCCGCGAAACTGTCGGGTGTCGAGTACAACATTGACTCGTTTGCGGATGTGACTGAGGCGATTCACGTTGTGCAGACGGAGCTTGGGATCACTGGGACGACTGCCGAGGAGGCGGCGTCCACGATCGAGGGTTCCGTTGGCGCGATGAAGGCATCGTGGTCGAACTGGCTCACCGAGTTGGGTAAGACCGATGGTGATGTTGAGGGGATGACGGACAATCTTGTCCAGTCGGTTGGCACGGCGCTGAGCAACATTGTTCCGCGTGTGGGGCAGATCCTTCAGAGTCTCGTGCAGTCGATCCCATCGTTCCTGTCGAGCATCGTCACGATTCTTCCGCAACCGTTCCAGGATGGTCTTGACAAGATCAGTGAGTCGGTTGGCGGGTTGGATAATCTGCTCGGCCCATTGGGCGCTTCGTTTGGTGCGATTGGTGCGATTGGTCTCGTGCCGTTGCTGTCGAAGCTGCCGATTGTGGGGAGCCTGTTTTCTGGGCTCGCGACGAAGCTGCCGATTGTGGGGAGCCTGTTTTCTGGGCTCGCGACGAAGCTGCCGTTGCTGACGAATCCGTTGTTTATTGCGGCGGCAGGTCTTGGCGCTTTTGCTGCGGCTGGTGGGGATTTCGGGCAGATCGGTGACCTCGTGTCGGGGTTTGTTGACACGATCGTTTCAGCCCTGCCGGGTGTGATTGATGCGATTGTGTCGGCAATCCCTGAGCTGGTGGACGGCATTCTGTCGGCGGTGCCTCAGCTGCTGGAGGCGGCGACGCAGATCGTGCAAGCGCTGATTGACGGCATCGTTGTTGCGGTGCCGCTGCTGGTTGAGGGTGCGGTGACGCTGGTCACGGGGCTGCTGGATGCGATCGTGGCGAATCTGCCGATGATCATCCAAGCTGCGCTGACGCTCGTCACGACACTGCTGCAAGGAATCATCCAAGCACTACCGGTGCTGATTCAGGCTGGCATTTCACTGCTGATGGGGCTGATTCAGGGCATCATCGAAAACCTTCCGATGATTATCGAGGCGGCACTGTCGCTGATCAATGGCCTACTGACGGCGATTGTCGAGAACCTGCCGCTCATCATCCAGGCTGGTATTGATCTGCTGATGGCGCTCGTCACCGGTCTGATTGATGCGCTGCCGATGCTGCTCGATGGCGCGCTGCAGTTGCTTATTGGGCTGGTGACGGCGATCACGGAAAACCTTCCGTTAATTATCGAGGCCGGTATTTCGCTGATCATGTCGCTGATCCTCGGCATCATCGGGGCGCTGCCTGACCTGATCACGTCGGCGGTGGGCATGATTTCGACGATTGTTGAAACGCTGCTCGAAAACCTGCCGATGATTATCGAGGCGGCGATTCAGATCATCCTCGCGATCGTGGAGGGTCTTGTTGTCGCGATCCCTGACCTGATTGCGGCGATTCCTCAGATCATTGAGGCGATCTGGAACGCGATTACTGAGGTCGACTGGCTCGAACTCGGAAAGACCATCATCCAAGGACTGATCGACGGTATCGCGTCGATGGTGTCGGGCGTGGGTGACGCAATCGGCGGTGTTGTGGATGAGATCTCGTCGTGGCTGCCTCAGTCCCCGGCGAAGAAGGGCCCGTTCTCGGGCCGTGGTTGGACTCCGCACCGTGGTAAGTCGCTCGTTGAGGGGTTCGCGGATGGCATGCGGGATTCGCAATCTGACGTTGAGTCCGCTGCTGACCAGCTTGCTCGCGGTGCGGTGATTGACCCGCAACAGTATGCGTCGGATGCGGCGAATGCTGTTGAGGCGCGTGCGCGGATGGCGGTTGATGCGTCGTTTGCTGCTGCACCTCAGCAGACGGCCACGGCGGTCATGGAGCGGCCTGCGGTCGGTGACGTGCGTATCACGATCAACGCGACGGATGGTCAGTCTGCGCGGGATATTGCGCTTGAGGTTGACAAGATTCTGAGGGGTGGCTTGTGAGTCAGATCTATGTGGAGATGGATGGGCTCACGGTGTGGGGTCGCGGGAAGGCGACTCCACATGACCTTTCAGGGTTCGGTATCAAGCGGAACGGGCTCGAGCAGTTTGACGATTCTGCGAGCCGTTCGGGCGAGGTCGCGAAGCGCGATGTTGGTGACGGCTCCTATTGGGGTGATTCCTCGCTTGATGGGATTGTCCGCACGTTGCAGGGTGTCGCGCACGCGCCGACTCATCGTGAGCTGGAGGCGATGCACGACCGGCTGATGGCGTTGAACGCCTCGTCTGCGTACCGGCCGCTCACGTACCGGTCGGAGCGTGGCTACCGGTATGCGATGGCTCGCGT
This DNA window, taken from Gulosibacter molinativorax, encodes the following:
- a CDS encoding HK97 gp10 family phage protein — translated: MAKNYVNSPGFIESLYDDPGLNAELQAAAERVAARVRATAPVGDSGEYKGSIHVEKSPRGGRPVYRVVADAPHAMLVESRTGNLARGVR